From Methanobacterium formicicum:
ATATTACCAGTAAAAGATTTTTAGAAGGTGCAGTTAGTATCCTTAACCAGGACACTGGAAAGAACATTTCGGGAGTGATGGTGGGGAGTTTAGGAGCATTTTGGGCTTTGAAGGACATTTCTTCCCCCCCGGACTGCTATGGTTCCCGTGCCCTGAATATCTGGAATCATATGGCAGCATCGGAACTAATCCGTGAGGATGGTGGTTCAAACTGTTTAACCAGTATCACCCTATCCCCAGAGTTATCCCAAAAAGAGTTAAAACAGGCTGTTTCCAGAATACGAATTGAACACCCATCCATACAAGTTGAATTCCTGGTTCAGGGTAATTTAGAGGCTCTGGTAAGTGAAGACTGTCTTCCTTGCATACTCCAGGATAAAAGCATGGTGGAAGAATTCAAAGGCCCCTCTCCGAATGTGTTTGGAATAAAAGATGGTAAAAACCGGATTTTCCCCCTTAAAATTGATGAAGAATGCCGAACCCATATTGCAAATTCAGTGGAGCTGTGCCTAATTGATCACCTCCCTGCTCTTAACCGTAGCGGAGTAAACAGTCTGGTTATTGATGCCCGTGGCAAACCAGTTGATTACATAACCCGGATGATATCTTTGTACCAGGAAGCTGTGGATTTAACCCGGGTCAATACCCCTAAACTGGGAGCCAGATTAAATTCCCTTAAAAAACAGGCCAAAAAGGTATCCAACGGAGGAATTACCACCGGGAACTTCCTCCAGGTTAGGGATGAAGGAATAAATAATTGATTTTACAATGGTAAATTCAGCCACTGGAAGACTCCCATCATTTTCAGGGCAATGTAGACCAGTAAGGCGGCGAATATGTATTTTAACTTTTTTTCAGGAATGTTATGGGCCGCTTTAACCCCCACTCTGGCCATGGGAATACTGGTCCCGGCCAAAGCCACAAACTGCAGTAGATTAACGTATCCTACTGAATAGGGAGGTAAACCAGTGGCATTGATTCCCGTAAATATGTAGGTTGCTATTCCTCCCAGGGATGCAAATATGATGAACGCCGTGGAAGTTCCAATGGCCTTACGTATGGGAAACTTCAGGAGAATATTTAAAAGGGGCACCATGACCACTCCTCCACCTATACCTAATAATCCTGAGGAAAATCCTCCTAAAAATCCCCAGAAAAGGTAGGATTGCTTGGGGTGCGAGGGATCCTTATCTATTTCTGGATATCTGGATGCAATCATCCACAGTGCACTTCCCAAGGCCAGTATTCCAAATATGAAACTTAAAAGTGCAGCCGGGGATTGGCTGGATATTACGGCCCCTAAAACACCTCCTATTATCCCGGTTGTTCCCAGAATAATAGCCGGACCAGTTAGTACTGCTCCCCGGCGCCAGTGCCCCAATGCCCCACTTAGCGCCGTGGGTAGGATCACCATTAAACTGGTGGCAAAGGCCACCCGGAGGGAGGTGTCGGGGTCAATACCCAGGGCTGTGAGGAGGAAGAACTGGACTGGTACCATGATGAAACCTCCTCCAATTCCCAGTAAGCCCGAAGCAAATCCCACGAATGTGCCGGTTAATAAAAGAATTAATATATATACTATTAAGTCCATTAGAAATCATTCCTCAACTTTAAAAACTATCATAGCTAATTTGTGGTGTTATTATCTTTTTTAGTTTTCTTAAACCTTATCCAAAGTATTAATAAAAGTTACAGTTATATTAATTATGGTGTTGATGTGAAAGTTAGGTAATTTGATTATTAATTAAAGAAATTGGCAGGTTAAACCATCTTTCTATCAGTGAGGTATAGTTAAAAGTTAGTCAAGTACTAATATCAGGTTAATTAAAAGTTCTACTAAATTAAGTGTAAAAAGTACGGTGGTATATTGGATTTACGTGATATCAAAGGTATAGGCGATAAGTTAGCCTCCCGCATCATCAATCATTTCGGTAGTCAGGAAGAATTTTTTAAGGCAGCCAGTAACTATGAAGTCTACCGTCTGGCAAGTATGGAAGGAATCAGCCAGCGTAGAGCGGTGGAAATCATAAACACAGTTTTAGGTAATCCTTCAGAGGAGTTTTTAAAAACTGAAAGGGCAGTCCAGATATACGAAGAAATTGTCCAACGTATAATACATTATACCAACACAGAATATGCTAAAAACCGGGTTTTACTCCTTGGTCCCGGTAAAAACCCGGAGCTGATCCAGAAAAACCTGGAGATGGTTATGGAAGCAAAAGAGAAGGCTGCTCATCTTCCACGGGATGAACTTAGAAATTTATTTAAAAATGTGAACTTTTCCCAGGCTACTCGGCCACGATACGACACTTCCAAGGCCATATTGGTAGAATCCAGGGAGGATTACTCCAGTTTAATGGATCGTGAACTAAACCAGTACGCCCAGATCATCCATATTCAGGAAGTGGGAAGTCTGGATGAATTCGAACTGGTGGTCTACGTCTACCGGGATGGTGCACTGGAACTGGACAACACTCCCAACCTGGCCATGGTTAACTGTGATGCTGAAGACCTGGAGATCGTTCCGGAGATAGTTCTCTCATATTATCATGAAAATCAGATTCTCCTGGAGAACATTTTAAAAATCAGGGAGATATTAGGTTATCCCTCTGTCCTGGGGGATGTTTTAAGCATACTGGATTCTCTTAAGGCATCAGGTGTTGATGAAAAATCATTTGACACTGCGGTGAATCAGGCCAAGGAAAGGGCAGATAAAGAACTGGAAGATGCCATTAAGAAGGTTGATCTTTCGGGTGTAGAGGTGTTGGACCTTCTGAACAAGGGTATGTCTCCCAAGATCCAGGAAATTTTTGACAAAATCCTTAAAGACACCGTTAAAAAGATTAAAGATGATACTGGGGTGAGTTTTGATCCTTTTATTCAGAAATATCCTCTAGAAATCGATGAACAAGAGTTGGAAAGGATCAAAAAACAGGAACTCGGTAAAGAATATGTTAGGGTCTTTGAAGAAAAGGTTAACGCTGCTTCCCAGCTTTATCTTCTTAAAGGTGAGGTGGAAAAAGAAATCCAGGATGTTCTGGAATTTGATTACAAATTCGCCCTGGGCTGTTTCGCCTATTACTATGATTTACACGCCCCCCAGATGGGGGATGGATTCTGCTTTAAGGAAGGTCTGCATTTGAATTTAGCACGGGAAGATTCTTCATACATACAGAGGATTAACTATGCTCTGGAGTCTCCGGACAATGTGGCTCTCCTTACCGGGGCCAACAGTGGAGGTAAAACCACCCTCCTGGAGACACTGGCCCAAATAAGTATTATGAGTCAGATGGGATTACCAGTGTGCGCCCGGGAGGCCCAGGTGAAACTGGTTGATGAACTGTACTTCTTCAGTAAGAAACGTTCCCTGGATGCCGGGGCATTTGAATCATTCCTGAGCACCTTCATGCCCATTGTGGTGCGGGAAGAGGATAAATTAATTCTTTTAGACGAGCTGGAAGCCATAACCGAGCTGGAAGCAGCAGTGAAGATAATTTCCAGTTTCATAAATTTCATACAGGATTCTGAATCCTTTGCCGTGATTGTAACCCATATGGCCCGGGAGATACTCAAAAACACCGCGGTTCGGGTGGATGGGATCGAAGCCCAGGGACTGGATGAGGAGTACAACCTGATTGTGGATCGTACCCCCCGGATGAATTACTTTGCCCGCAGTACACCAGAATTGATCCTGAGAATGGTCTACGAAAAATCCGATGGTAAACTACGGGATATCTACGGGAAGATGTTAGAGAGGTTTTAATTTCTAAAATGTGCTGTCTAAATGAGGTATGATTAGATATAAACCCCAGATCCCACTAGATAGGTTTGATTCTGATACTGGGCCTTTTTTATGTAGGTTATCTTCAGTGATGGCACTGTCTCACCTGGTTTGGGCCACATATAATCCACCCATCCACTGCCTTTTTCTGCGGTCTGGATGAAAAGTTTACCAATGGGTTTCCCGGCAGAATCCACTAGGCCCGTCATGTTTTTACCCTCACCACTGGGGTCCGGAGGGTAAACCACGCGGATTCCATCAATTCTCCATACAAAAATATAACTATCATTGTGTACCCAGGATGAACCGCGAAGCTCAGCAAATGCATTTTCACCATCCTGTTCAACGAGTTGAACTGCCTGATCAACCAGAAAAACCAGTTGTGTTTTTTGCTGGTTTTCAACCTGTTGCTGATAGAAAAAACCACTCGCAGCCACAAAGAACATTAAAATAATACCCAATAGTACGGCTTTACTCATAAACAAACACCCCCAACTCTTTTTCAGTTACTGGCAATAATTCCTTAACTTCTCTATCCAAATTATCTCTGTAGCTGAAACAAATAATATTTATTTAAAGTAAGGTTGAGTTATAGGTCTATCCACAAAACTTCAATTCATGATCTAAGACAAA
This genomic window contains:
- a CDS encoding sulfite exporter TauE/SafE family protein, with the translated sequence MDLIVYILILLLTGTFVGFASGLLGIGGGFIMVPVQFFLLTALGIDPDTSLRVAFATSLMVILPTALSGALGHWRRGAVLTGPAIILGTTGIIGGVLGAVISSQSPAALLSFIFGILALGSALWMIASRYPEIDKDPSHPKQSYLFWGFLGGFSSGLLGIGGGVVMVPLLNILLKFPIRKAIGTSTAFIIFASLGGIATYIFTGINATGLPPYSVGYVNLLQFVALAGTSIPMARVGVKAAHNIPEKKLKYIFAALLVYIALKMMGVFQWLNLPL
- a CDS encoding cache domain-containing protein, which produces MSKAVLLGIILMFFVAASGFFYQQQVENQQKTQLVFLVDQAVQLVEQDGENAFAELRGSSWVHNDSYIFVWRIDGIRVVYPPDPSGEGKNMTGLVDSAGKPIGKLFIQTAEKGSGWVDYMWPKPGETVPSLKITYIKKAQYQNQTYLVGSGVYI
- a CDS encoding MutS-related protein produces the protein MDLRDIKGIGDKLASRIINHFGSQEEFFKAASNYEVYRLASMEGISQRRAVEIINTVLGNPSEEFLKTERAVQIYEEIVQRIIHYTNTEYAKNRVLLLGPGKNPELIQKNLEMVMEAKEKAAHLPRDELRNLFKNVNFSQATRPRYDTSKAILVESREDYSSLMDRELNQYAQIIHIQEVGSLDEFELVVYVYRDGALELDNTPNLAMVNCDAEDLEIVPEIVLSYYHENQILLENILKIREILGYPSVLGDVLSILDSLKASGVDEKSFDTAVNQAKERADKELEDAIKKVDLSGVEVLDLLNKGMSPKIQEIFDKILKDTVKKIKDDTGVSFDPFIQKYPLEIDEQELERIKKQELGKEYVRVFEEKVNAASQLYLLKGEVEKEIQDVLEFDYKFALGCFAYYYDLHAPQMGDGFCFKEGLHLNLAREDSSYIQRINYALESPDNVALLTGANSGGKTTLLETLAQISIMSQMGLPVCAREAQVKLVDELYFFSKKRSLDAGAFESFLSTFMPIVVREEDKLILLDELEAITELEAAVKIISSFINFIQDSESFAVIVTHMAREILKNTAVRVDGIEAQGLDEEYNLIVDRTPRMNYFARSTPELILRMVYEKSDGKLRDIYGKMLERF